A part of Schistosoma mansoni strain Puerto Rico chromosome W, complete genome genomic DNA contains:
- a CDS encoding synaptotagmin-like protein: protein MLMAVIYDDAYNTLRISIKQARNLAIADRKRNITNPNRGEIHVWIKSAKGLNASTDGMAPQKDNVDPYVKIYMLPGKEKYSKQKTKVVINHGWMQ from the exons ATGCTTATGGCTGTGATATACGATGATGCATATAATACACTAAGAATCAGTATCAAACAAGCACGTAACCTAGCGATAGCAGACAGAAAACGCAACATAACCAATCC TAATCGGGGTGAAATTCACGTGTGGATCAAATCTGCTAAAGGTCTCAATGCGTCTACTGACGGGATGGCTCCACAAAAGGATAACGTTGATCCCTATGTAAAAAT ATATATGTTACCCGGCAAAGAAAAGTACTCGAAACAGAAGACAAAAGTTG TAATCAACCATGGTTGGATGCAATGA